The segment GGCAAGGTGCGTATCCAGAAGGCCGCGCAGAGCGGCGTTCTGGGAACAAAGTGTGGTAGACATGTGTGCCTCGCTGGTTGCGACGCAGGGCGCAAAAAAACCACAAGCAGCGGTAGAGCTTGTGGCTGCGGCTTCCCTCCGGCAGTGCGAACTGCGTCAGGTTCATAGGGTCTGGGTTTTCCCACTCTCAGCCGTGCAACTGTCGTCCGCACGGTTCCCCTAGCTCACGAAGAAGCATACGCGCACCCTAGCAGTCTGTAAAGAGCGCTTGCCTTTGGGCGTCATCTGCCTTGCAATCCCGCCACGCCTGGCTTACATGGTGAGAATGCAGCGGAAGCGATTTTTCAGTCCCCTCACCTGGCCCGTTTTTTCATTCCTGGCGGTTATTGCCGTCGGGGCGGCCTTGTTGCACATGCCCGCAAGCTGGCAGGAAGGGCACAGCCTCAGCCTGATTGACGCGGCCTTTCTTTCCACATCCGCCGTGTGCGTCACAGGGCTTACGCCTGTGGACATCAGCGCCGTGCTCAGCCCTTTTGGCGAGGCCGTGCTGCTTTTGCTCATGCAACTGGGCGGCCTCGGCATCATGACCTATACAAGCATTATTTTTCTGCTCTGGCGCAACCATGTGCCCTTCACCAGCCGTGAAGCCGTGAGCCAGGCATTGCTCGGAGACGATTTTAACCTCAGGTCCTTTCTTGTGCAGGTGCTGGCCCTTGTCTTCAGTATTGAGGCGGTGACGGCCCTTTTGCTGTACTGGCATGATCCCGTGTTTTTTTATCCTTTCAGCGCGGTTTTTCACGCGGTGTCGGCCTTTTGTAATGCGGGCTTTTCGCTTAGTGCCAACAGCCTCATGAATTTTCGCGACGATGTGGTGGTGAACAGCATCATCACGGCCAGCGTTTTTTTGGGCAGCATCGGCTTTGGCGTACTGCGCGAGTCGCTCGGCATCATCTCCGGAGGCCGCATCGGCCTGCCGGTGCGCCGGTTCAGCCGGTTCAGCCGTTTGGTGCTGAAAACCAGCTTTTTTCTTATCATTGTGGGCGCGTCCATAGGCTTTGCCATTGAATTCTGGCGTGTGGGCAATGAGCACGCCCTTGGCGACGGCTTCGATCTGGCCCTGACGGCTTTGTTTCAGGCGGCTGTGGCACGCACTGCCGGTTTCAATACCATCAACATGACCAGCC is part of the Desulfovibrio sp. genome and harbors:
- a CDS encoding TrkH family potassium uptake protein codes for the protein MPASWQEGHSLSLIDAAFLSTSAVCVTGLTPVDISAVLSPFGEAVLLLLMQLGGLGIMTYTSIIFLLWRNHVPFTSREAVSQALLGDDFNLRSFLVQVLALVFSIEAVTALLLYWHDPVFFYPFSAVFHAVSAFCNAGFSLSANSLMNFRDDVVVNSIITASVFLGSIGFGVLRESLGIISGGRIGLPVRRFSRFSRLVLKTSFFLIIVGASIGFAIEFWRVGNEHALGDGFDLALTALFQAAVARTAGFNTINMTSLSEASLLVIMALMFVGGGPGSCAGGIKVVTFRVLVGYIAAQFRGDRQIVLEGRGVPEENVTRALTLFFVYSMLVGISTFLLSITEYGILHGTTTDGPSFLRILFEEVSALGTVGLSLNLTSELSAEGKGILIVNMFAGRVGLLSLLMAVQSLQPRKAYSVAETQLPIG